In a genomic window of Nostoc sp. UHCC 0870:
- a CDS encoding AAA family ATPase, with protein sequence MNDWKIFQKEREPHDGIKRLPPAPSWRSFSSTAGKKTEEEKRGATFQIRDEEVELVNAALYLRRPLLVEGKPGTGKTSLAYAIAHQLKLGKVLRWNITTRSTLTEGLYSYDAVGRLQSIRNQNQDSRPNLDKKTDETDSPQVDDIGKYLRLGAVGTALYQSQDKKPRVLLIDEIDKSDIDLPNNLLHIFEEGQFDIPELARIKKQQPNVTVFTSENEEVDIPGGKIACKAFPFVILTSNGERDFPPPFLRRCIRLTMPEPDDERLKKIVAAHFKDDPDKAILAKAQPIIEKYLKLQGNKKQLATDQLLNVIYLVTRKKFPEMDKDNKDKFIEKLLQDLSNLI encoded by the coding sequence ATGAACGATTGGAAAATATTTCAAAAAGAACGTGAACCCCATGACGGAATTAAACGCTTACCTCCAGCACCGAGTTGGCGTAGTTTCAGTTCCACCGCAGGAAAAAAAACGGAAGAGGAAAAACGGGGGGCAACGTTTCAAATTAGAGATGAAGAAGTAGAATTGGTGAATGCAGCTTTATACTTGCGCCGTCCTTTATTAGTTGAAGGTAAACCGGGTACAGGAAAAACTTCTCTTGCCTATGCCATAGCGCATCAATTAAAATTAGGCAAAGTTTTACGCTGGAACATCACCACACGTTCCACTTTAACAGAGGGTCTTTACAGTTACGATGCAGTAGGACGCTTACAGAGTATCAGAAACCAAAATCAGGATTCTCGACCAAATTTAGATAAGAAAACAGACGAAACAGACTCTCCTCAAGTAGACGATATTGGTAAATATCTAAGATTAGGGGCTGTAGGCACAGCTTTGTATCAAAGTCAAGATAAAAAACCGAGAGTTCTGCTCATAGATGAAATTGATAAAAGTGATATTGACTTACCTAATAATCTGCTGCATATTTTTGAAGAAGGGCAATTTGATATTCCCGAATTAGCGCGGATTAAAAAACAGCAACCTAACGTCACTGTATTTACTTCTGAAAATGAAGAAGTCGATATTCCAGGAGGAAAAATTGCTTGTAAAGCTTTCCCTTTTGTCATTCTCACTAGTAATGGAGAGCGCGATTTTCCACCACCGTTTTTACGTCGCTGTATCCGTTTAACTATGCCAGAACCGGATGATGAACGCTTGAAAAAAATTGTTGCGGCTCACTTTAAGGATGATCCAGATAAAGCTATTTTAGCAAAAGCCCAGCCGATTATCGAAAAATATCTAAAATTACAAGGAAACAAAAAGCAATTAGCAACTGACCAGCTATTAAATGTCATCTACCTCGTTACTAGAAAAAAATTCCCAGAGATGGATAAAGATAATAAAGATAAGTTTATAGAGAAATTATTACAGGATTTATCTAATTTAATTTGA
- a CDS encoding four helix bundle protein yields the protein MQSYRDLKVWQEAMNLAEACYKTTQAFPKVETYGMISQIRRAAASVAANIAEGYGRRTRGEYMQFLYIAQGSLKELETHLLLSIRVELAPSHLITPVFNQCESVSRLLLLLIRSLEK from the coding sequence ATGCAGTCATATCGTGATTTGAAGGTTTGGCAAGAAGCAATGAATCTTGCCGAAGCTTGTTACAAAACAACACAAGCCTTTCCTAAAGTAGAAACTTACGGAATGATTTCACAAATTCGACGAGCTGCGGCATCAGTTGCAGCGAATATTGCAGAAGGTTATGGGCGAAGAACACGAGGTGAATATATGCAATTTTTGTACATCGCCCAAGGTTCTTTAAAAGAGCTAGAAACACATTTATTATTGTCTATTCGTGTTGAACTAGCTCCATCACACCTGATTACTCCTGTGTTCAATCAATGTGAATCGGTCAGTAGACTTTTATTACTTCTGATTCGTTCATTGGAGAAATAG
- a CDS encoding formylglycine-generating enzyme family protein, whose product MSAPSEKEPPKSQETEIDLTAQELADIIWLMVQINPLIDTAEVAPVTTPDNSQTTSSPTLNSQPGNVSEQVETVTNTAPAYVDTPPHQAAASEPTSTGLPIKITDPLALRNTLALGRSLRPFMRQVPSLTETVLNEEATVTSIAEEDFWLPVVQPVLTRWLEVALVIEETPRLPLWRQILIEFQQLLERHGAFRHVTLWYLKMGDAGEIELYLQHRQASFKELNDPSGRRLIWLVSDCVSPIWHNGSLLKILRNWAKIQPVSLLQLLPERLWSRTALAWGMEVQLYSQTPGVPNTRLLKTRQPPDKKFNSPQALTLPIVTLEAFPMKNWAKVLAGVGGSRTPGLVFLPEEIENINSQVSQNAKEDNKLSAEARVSRFQAAAYPLSRQLARMMAAAPVSLPVIRLIQQTLLPDSSAVHLAEVFMGGLLQPILDPSPNLSPTNVADFSRDLENPSPNLSPTRREALTFPPSLLGKGVGGLGLKLKQEVKYEFYPGVREELIKITRKSQTINVILCLSEFINRELQLKQSKRNFDAILFDTDVQIDSDYLPFAQITAQTLQLLGGKYAEMSQRIEQKITQSYIGISNLQTQQFTTVTVNRRGEIIKSETKTAQYFSENLGNNITLEMVAIPGGKFMMGSPPEEAQRYDSESPQHEVIVPPFFMGKYPITQAQWRAVATLEQVNRKLQPDPSQFKGDDLPVEQISWYEAVEFCDRLLKHTQKNYRLPSEAEWEYACRAGTTTAFHFGETISPDLGNYYYDGVPYGDALKGKSVEQTTPVGRFKLTNAFGLYGMHGNVYECCADHWHENYEAAPTNGSAWISIDNENDNQSRRLLRGGSWLSLPRYCRSASREYYGPGSRDINIGFRVAIYAART is encoded by the coding sequence ATGTCTGCGCCGTCAGAAAAAGAACCACCTAAATCACAAGAAACAGAAATTGACCTAACGGCGCAAGAGTTAGCAGATATTATCTGGTTAATGGTGCAAATAAATCCATTAATTGATACTGCGGAAGTCGCGCCTGTTACTACTCCAGATAATTCTCAAACCACCTCATCACCGACTCTAAATTCTCAACCGGGTAATGTTTCTGAACAGGTGGAAACAGTCACAAATACTGCTCCTGCTTATGTAGATACTCCCCCTCATCAAGCTGCTGCATCTGAACCTACATCAACGGGATTACCAATTAAAATTACTGATCCCCTAGCATTAAGAAATACTTTAGCATTAGGGCGATCGCTCCGTCCATTCATGCGACAAGTCCCTTCCCTCACTGAAACGGTTTTAAATGAAGAAGCCACCGTTACCAGCATTGCTGAAGAAGATTTCTGGCTACCGGTGGTTCAGCCTGTCCTGACTCGCTGGCTAGAAGTCGCCTTAGTCATTGAAGAAACACCAAGGCTTCCCCTGTGGCGACAAATATTAATAGAATTTCAACAACTTTTAGAAAGACATGGTGCATTTCGTCATGTCACCCTATGGTATTTAAAAATGGGTGATGCAGGCGAGATAGAACTTTATCTACAACACCGTCAAGCCAGTTTTAAAGAACTCAATGACCCCAGTGGTAGGCGTTTAATTTGGTTAGTTAGTGACTGTGTATCACCAATTTGGCACAATGGTTCTTTACTAAAAATCTTGAGAAATTGGGCTAAAATTCAACCAGTCTCACTGCTGCAATTATTACCCGAACGCCTATGGTCGCGCACAGCTTTAGCGTGGGGAATGGAAGTGCAATTATATTCCCAAACTCCCGGCGTTCCCAATACTCGATTATTAAAAACCCGCCAACCTCCAGACAAAAAATTTAATTCCCCCCAAGCTTTGACTTTACCCATTGTCACCTTAGAAGCTTTCCCGATGAAAAATTGGGCAAAAGTTTTAGCAGGGGTAGGAGGAAGTAGGACACCAGGGTTAGTTTTTCTCCCCGAAGAAATTGAAAACATTAACTCTCAAGTTAGTCAGAATGCTAAGGAAGACAACAAACTTTCTGCTGAAGCTAGGGTGAGTCGTTTTCAAGCTGCTGCATACCCATTATCTCGTCAACTAGCAAGGATGATGGCTGCTGCTCCCGTTAGCTTACCTGTAATTCGACTCATTCAGCAAACCCTCTTACCAGACTCTAGTGCAGTTCATCTAGCCGAAGTTTTCATGGGAGGTTTACTCCAACCAATACTAGACCCCTCCCCAAACCTATCGCCTACAAATGTAGCTGACTTTTCACGGGATCTGGAAAACCCCTCTCCAAACCTCTCCCCTACAAGGAGAGAGGCTTTAACTTTTCCCCCTTCCCTACTAGGGAAGGGGGTTGGGGGGTTAGGTCTGAAACTAAAACAAGAGGTAAAGTATGAGTTTTATCCTGGTGTCAGAGAAGAACTGATCAAAATCACCCGCAAAAGCCAGACTATTAATGTAATTCTCTGTCTATCTGAGTTTATCAATCGAGAGTTGCAATTAAAGCAATCAAAGAGAAATTTTGATGCAATTTTATTTGATACTGATGTACAAATTGACTCAGATTATTTGCCATTTGCTCAAATTACCGCTCAAACTCTACAGTTATTAGGGGGGAAATATGCTGAGATGAGTCAGCGAATTGAGCAAAAAATTACTCAGAGCTATATAGGAATATCAAATTTACAAACCCAGCAATTTACAACTGTTACAGTCAACCGTCGCGGTGAAATCATCAAGTCAGAAACCAAAACAGCCCAATATTTTAGCGAAAATCTGGGGAACAACATCACCCTAGAAATGGTTGCAATTCCCGGTGGTAAATTTATGATGGGTTCACCGCCAGAGGAAGCTCAACGTTACGATAGCGAAAGCCCCCAACATGAAGTCATAGTCCCCCCCTTCTTTATGGGTAAGTACCCCATTACTCAAGCTCAATGGCGGGCTGTGGCTACTTTAGAACAAGTAAACCGCAAACTCCAGCCTGACCCCTCGCAATTTAAAGGTGATGATTTACCAGTAGAACAAATTTCTTGGTATGAAGCGGTAGAGTTTTGTGATAGACTATTAAAACATACACAAAAAAACTACCGACTGCCTAGCGAAGCAGAATGGGAGTACGCTTGTAGAGCAGGCACGACAACTGCTTTCCACTTTGGCGAGACTATCTCACCGGATTTAGGAAATTATTACTATGATGGAGTTCCCTATGGTGATGCTCTTAAAGGTAAATCTGTAGAACAAACAACCCCAGTAGGCAGATTTAAATTGACTAATGCTTTTGGGTTATACGGTATGCACGGAAATGTATATGAATGCTGCGCTGACCATTGGCATGAAAATTATGAAGCCGCGCCTACAAATGGTAGTGCATGGATAAGCATAGATAATGAGAATGACAATCAATCCCGTAGGCTGCTGCGCGGTGGTTCTTGGCTCAGTCTTCCGAGGTATTGCCGTTCTGCGTCTCGTGAGTACTATGGTCCGGGCAGCAGGGATATCAACATTGGTTTTCGGGTTGCGATTTACGCCGCGAGGACTTAA
- a CDS encoding DUF2231 domain-containing protein, which produces MNSELIDQLNVQLGANGLPYTIPIHPNLVHLTLGLFIIGITFDIVGVLFPSQQWVFKFLGLTVERENFFDVGWYNMVGSTVITFFTVAAGFYEMFLATPSSDLKSTWGLQAMQTMLWHGVGGVFLLGLIAVMTLWRAWQRYVWSVESEQQVQWSYLAAGVFIMFIMYLHGTLGAQLAAEFGVHNTADNLLRLGENLNTVLK; this is translated from the coding sequence ATGAACTCAGAACTAATTGACCAATTAAATGTCCAATTAGGAGCTAACGGATTACCTTACACCATTCCGATTCATCCCAACCTAGTCCATTTGACTTTGGGCTTATTCATCATTGGTATTACCTTCGATATCGTTGGCGTTCTCTTCCCCTCCCAACAATGGGTATTCAAATTTTTGGGGCTAACTGTTGAACGGGAAAACTTCTTTGATGTTGGTTGGTACAACATGGTGGGTTCAACCGTCATCACCTTTTTCACAGTGGCCGCAGGTTTTTACGAAATGTTCCTAGCCACACCATCCAGTGACCTCAAAAGTACCTGGGGATTACAAGCCATGCAAACGATGCTTTGGCATGGGGTAGGTGGTGTATTTCTTTTAGGTTTAATTGCCGTTATGACCCTGTGGAGAGCGTGGCAGCGTTATGTCTGGTCTGTGGAATCAGAGCAACAAGTGCAATGGAGCTATTTGGCCGCAGGGGTATTCATCATGTTTATTATGTATCTCCACGGCACTTTAGGAGCGCAATTAGCTGCTGAATTTGGCGTACACAACACTGCTGATAACTTGCTGCGCTTGGGCGAAAATCTCAACACCGTACTTAAGTGA
- the ctaD gene encoding cytochrome c oxidase subunit I has translation MTNIPIKRLDLPLEKPHHGSGGGWKEYFSFSTDHKVIGIQYLVTSFIFFLVGGIFAMILRGELVTPESDLVDRTVYNGMFTMHGTVMLFLWTFPSLVGLANYLVPLMIGARDMAFPRLNAAAFWMVPVVGILLMASFFVPGGPAQSGWWAYPPVSIQNPTGRLFNGQVVWLLAVAISGVSSIMGAVNFVTTIVKMRAPGMGFFRMPLFVWAVFSAQIIQLFGLPALTAGAVMLLLDITVGTGFFNPSNGGNPVMFQHYFWFYSHPAVYVIILPIFGVFSEIFPVYSRKPLFGYKVVAISSMLIAVVSAIVWVHHMYASSTPAWMRMVFMMTTMLVSVPTGIKVFAWVATIWGGKIRLSTPMLFALGGLIMFVFAGIVGIMLSSVPVDIHVNNTYFIVGHFHYVLYGTVTMGMYAAIYHWFPKMTGRMYNEGWGKIHFWLAFIGTNLNFFPMHPLGLQGMLRRVASYAPEYQGWNIVASLGAFLLGMSTLPFIFNMLVSWMQGEKAPDNPWRAIGLEWLVSSPPPVENFEEIPVVISEPYGYGKSEPLTEERGIGV, from the coding sequence ATGACAAATATCCCTATTAAAAGGCTTGATCTCCCTCTGGAGAAGCCGCACCACGGTTCTGGCGGCGGCTGGAAGGAATATTTCAGCTTTAGCACTGACCATAAAGTTATAGGTATTCAATACCTCGTTACTTCCTTCATTTTCTTTCTCGTCGGCGGTATTTTTGCCATGATTCTGCGGGGAGAACTAGTTACCCCCGAATCAGACTTGGTTGACCGCACAGTCTATAACGGGATGTTCACCATGCACGGCACTGTGATGCTGTTCTTGTGGACATTCCCCTCCTTAGTTGGTTTAGCTAACTACTTAGTACCCCTAATGATTGGGGCGCGGGATATGGCTTTCCCTCGCCTCAACGCTGCCGCCTTTTGGATGGTCCCTGTCGTCGGGATTCTCTTAATGGCGAGCTTTTTTGTTCCCGGTGGCCCAGCCCAATCTGGTTGGTGGGCTTATCCCCCTGTGAGTATTCAAAATCCCACAGGTCGCTTATTTAATGGGCAAGTAGTTTGGCTATTGGCCGTTGCTATCTCTGGTGTCTCCTCCATTATGGGGGCAGTCAATTTTGTCACTACCATCGTCAAAATGCGTGCGCCAGGGATGGGCTTCTTTCGGATGCCTCTGTTTGTTTGGGCAGTATTTAGCGCACAGATTATTCAATTGTTTGGCTTACCTGCCTTAACAGCCGGTGCAGTCATGCTGTTACTTGACATCACTGTTGGGACTGGCTTTTTTAACCCCAGCAATGGTGGTAATCCGGTGATGTTCCAGCATTACTTCTGGTTCTACTCCCACCCTGCCGTTTATGTGATTATTCTGCCCATTTTCGGTGTATTCTCAGAAATTTTCCCGGTCTACTCCCGTAAGCCTCTATTTGGCTACAAAGTAGTGGCGATTTCCTCAATGCTGATTGCTGTAGTCAGTGCCATTGTTTGGGTACACCATATGTACGCCAGTAGTACACCCGCTTGGATGCGGATGGTGTTCATGATGACTACTATGTTGGTGTCTGTACCCACAGGGATTAAAGTATTTGCTTGGGTAGCAACTATCTGGGGTGGAAAAATCCGCCTGAGTACACCCATGTTATTTGCTTTGGGTGGTTTAATTATGTTCGTCTTCGCGGGTATCGTCGGGATTATGCTTTCCTCAGTACCCGTTGATATTCACGTTAACAACACCTACTTTATTGTTGGACACTTCCACTATGTCCTCTACGGGACAGTGACGATGGGGATGTATGCAGCCATCTATCACTGGTTTCCCAAAATGACTGGACGGATGTACAACGAAGGTTGGGGTAAAATCCATTTTTGGTTGGCATTTATCGGTACTAACCTCAACTTCTTCCCCATGCACCCCCTAGGATTGCAAGGGATGTTACGCCGAGTTGCTTCCTACGCACCAGAATATCAAGGCTGGAATATTGTTGCTAGCTTAGGTGCATTCTTACTAGGGATGTCTACATTGCCCTTCATCTTCAATATGCTGGTTTCTTGGATGCAAGGTGAGAAAGCACCTGATAATCCTTGGCGCGCTATTGGTTTGGAGTGGTTGGTATCTTCACCCCCACCAGTAGAAAACTTTGAAGAGATTCCCGTAGTTATTTCTGAACCCTACGGATACGGTAAATCTGAGCCGTTAACGGAAGAAAGGGGTATAGGGGTATAG
- a CDS encoding DUF2231 domain-containing protein — protein MLDYLTSLNDHNLPYPDTLHPIVVHFVIAMVLFAFACDAIGFFTGKSRFYEVGWWNLFVATIAIFVAIIFGQFEAGLAKPYEVVKSVLNLHTLIGWSLSGILAAMTAWRYVLRTRDPQRIPVHYLGAGLILVLIVGMQVYLGDELVWVYGLHTVPVVEAVKDGMLP, from the coding sequence ATGCTTGATTATCTTACATCTTTGAATGACCACAATTTACCCTACCCGGACACGCTCCATCCTATTGTTGTTCACTTTGTAATTGCGATGGTTTTGTTTGCTTTTGCTTGTGATGCCATTGGGTTTTTTACAGGTAAAAGTCGCTTTTATGAAGTGGGTTGGTGGAATTTGTTTGTTGCTACCATTGCCATTTTTGTTGCCATTATTTTCGGTCAGTTTGAAGCTGGCTTGGCAAAACCCTATGAAGTGGTTAAGTCTGTACTGAACCTGCATACACTAATTGGTTGGTCATTGTCGGGTATTCTCGCCGCGATGACAGCTTGGCGTTATGTTCTTAGGACGCGTGACCCCCAAAGAATCCCTGTCCACTACTTGGGAGCAGGCTTAATTTTAGTCTTAATTGTGGGTATGCAAGTCTATCTCGGAGATGAACTCGTTTGGGTCTATGGGCTGCACACAGTCCCAGTTGTTGAAGCTGTCAAGGATGGAATGCTGCCATGA
- a CDS encoding cytochrome c oxidase subunit 3, whose amino-acid sequence MDSSLFPDELQQPLHHAGGEHGHDEEGNKMFGFIVFLLSESVIFLSFFAGYIVYKLSNPNWLPPGISGLEVKEPTINTVVLVASSFVIYLAEVALKRHDLRLFRIFLSATILMGGYFLVGQAIEWSNLEFGFTSGTFGGMFYLLTGFHGLHVFTGILLQVMVLVRSFIPGNYDTGHFGVNATSLFWHFVDVIWIVLFVMLYVWQ is encoded by the coding sequence ATGGACAGTTCTTTATTCCCAGATGAATTGCAACAACCGTTGCATCACGCAGGTGGCGAACACGGCCACGATGAAGAAGGAAATAAAATGTTTGGTTTTATTGTCTTCTTACTTTCTGAAAGTGTAATTTTCTTAAGCTTTTTTGCTGGTTATATTGTCTATAAACTCTCAAATCCTAACTGGCTACCACCTGGAATTTCTGGGTTAGAAGTTAAAGAGCCAACAATTAATACTGTAGTGTTGGTTGCTAGTAGTTTTGTGATTTATTTGGCAGAAGTTGCCCTCAAACGCCACGATTTACGGTTATTCCGCATCTTTTTGTCCGCAACAATCCTGATGGGTGGCTACTTTTTGGTAGGACAGGCCATTGAATGGAGCAACCTAGAATTTGGTTTTACTTCTGGCACATTTGGCGGAATGTTCTACCTGTTAACAGGTTTCCACGGTTTGCACGTTTTCACTGGTATTTTATTACAGGTGATGGTTTTGGTGCGATCGTTTATTCCTGGCAATTACGATACAGGTCACTTCGGTGTAAATGCCACTTCTTTGTTCTGGCACTTTGTCGATGTTATTTGGATTGTTTTGTTTGTTATGCTCTACGTTTGGCAGTAG
- a CDS encoding cytochrome c oxidase subunit II, with protein MKLSQFLNILILVVGAIAISTISLWIGKLAYSWLPPQAAAESHLIDDLFSFLVTLGAFIFLGVTAVLVYSLLFHRAAKDDLSDGPHIEGNVTLEVVWTAIPIFLVFWIAGYSYQIYEQMGIQGSTALVHLHNPIAMNSAYAATGEEDNTALAEPSENIDVLAKQWAWVFHYPENDVTSTELHLPSDRRVHLALHSQDVLHGFYIPAFRLKQDIVPNQTINFEFTPTREGQYRLTDSQYSGTYFATMEANVVVESPEDYQKWLTKAASHKPMPAYNQAAAEYAQTASQSVKTGWETVVPAPAPLVNYPG; from the coding sequence ATGAAACTCAGCCAATTTCTCAATATTTTGATATTGGTAGTAGGAGCGATCGCAATTTCTACTATCAGTCTCTGGATAGGTAAACTAGCCTATTCCTGGTTGCCCCCCCAAGCGGCGGCTGAATCTCACTTGATTGATGATTTATTTAGCTTCTTGGTGACTCTGGGCGCGTTCATCTTCCTAGGAGTAACTGCTGTTCTTGTTTACTCTTTGCTGTTCCATCGGGCGGCTAAAGATGACTTGAGTGATGGCCCCCACATTGAGGGTAATGTCACTCTAGAAGTAGTTTGGACAGCTATCCCGATTTTCTTGGTGTTTTGGATTGCCGGCTATAGCTACCAAATTTATGAGCAAATGGGGATTCAAGGTTCTACAGCCTTGGTACACCTACACAACCCCATTGCCATGAACTCGGCCTATGCGGCTACTGGCGAGGAAGATAATACAGCTTTAGCCGAACCCAGCGAAAACATTGATGTTCTGGCAAAGCAATGGGCGTGGGTCTTCCACTATCCTGAAAACGATGTTACCAGTACCGAGTTGCATTTACCAAGCGATCGCCGTGTGCATTTGGCTCTACATTCCCAAGATGTACTCCACGGCTTCTACATCCCTGCATTCCGCCTCAAACAAGACATCGTTCCCAACCAGACCATCAACTTTGAATTTACCCCCACCCGCGAAGGTCAATATCGTCTGACCGATTCCCAATATAGCGGTACATACTTCGCCACGATGGAAGCGAACGTGGTTGTGGAATCTCCAGAAGATTATCAAAAATGGTTAACCAAAGCCGCCTCACATAAACCCATGCCAGCCTACAACCAAGCTGCTGCTGAATACGCTCAAACAGCTAGTCAGTCAGTCAAAACAGGTTGGGAAACCGTTGTACCAGCCCCCGCACCTTTGGTTAATTATCCAGGATAA